The following are encoded in a window of Neomicrococcus lactis genomic DNA:
- the rimM gene encoding ribosome maturation factor RimM (Essential for efficient processing of 16S rRNA): protein MRVRVARIGKPHGIRGEVTVEVMTDDPAARFAPGSVLEAEKGPHDRLTVEGARWNKEILVVAFEEILDRNAAEAARGTVLFFDGDLSDDDSEGYYEHELVDLPVLIGEEKVGVVTGLRTGAAQDLLVVKDNEGEEVYVPFVEQIVPEVDLEGGFVRLTPPDGLFTVNKGQTEPDDGLEER from the coding sequence ATGCGCGTTCGCGTTGCCAGAATCGGCAAGCCCCACGGAATCCGCGGCGAAGTCACTGTGGAAGTCATGACGGATGATCCTGCCGCACGCTTTGCTCCCGGCTCCGTCCTCGAGGCGGAAAAGGGACCTCACGATCGTTTGACGGTTGAGGGTGCCCGCTGGAACAAGGAAATTCTGGTGGTGGCGTTTGAGGAGATTCTGGACCGCAACGCGGCAGAAGCTGCTCGCGGCACCGTGTTGTTCTTCGATGGCGACCTGTCTGACGACGACTCCGAGGGCTACTACGAACACGAGCTCGTTGATCTGCCCGTCCTCATTGGCGAGGAAAAAGTTGGCGTGGTAACTGGTCTTCGCACCGGCGCTGCCCAGGATCTGCTGGTGGTCAAGGATAACGAGGGCGAAGAAGTCTACGTTCCGTTCGTTGAGCAGATTGTTCCTGAAGTGGATCTTGAAGGCGGCTTTGTTCGCTTGACCCCGCCAGATGGATTGTTCACCGTCAACAAGGGCCAGACTGAGCCTGACGACGGCCTCGAGGAGCGCTAA
- the trmD gene encoding tRNA (guanosine(37)-N1)-methyltransferase TrmD, with protein sequence MRIDAVTIFPEIFNVLDVSLLGKARESGLIDFTAHNLRDFTSDAHRTVDDSPYGGGAGMVMMAEPWALALESIRSSAATESTEDDDAAPAPVLIIPTPSGHVFNQKLARALAPEEHLVFACGRYEGIDERVYEWAAPRFRVLPVSLGDYVLNGGEVAVLAMIEAIGRLIPGVVGNPESLVEESHEDGLLEYPVYTKPSTWRELEVPEVLLSGNHGKIARFRRETQLHRTAKRRPELILDIDPASTNRKDRDLLWHAGFMIEDGRFVPKPESMAE encoded by the coding sequence ATGCGCATTGACGCTGTCACTATTTTCCCGGAGATCTTCAACGTTCTCGACGTGTCTTTGCTCGGCAAGGCGCGCGAATCAGGGCTGATCGATTTCACCGCCCACAACTTGCGCGACTTCACCTCCGACGCACACCGCACTGTGGATGATTCACCGTACGGCGGCGGCGCCGGCATGGTCATGATGGCTGAGCCGTGGGCGCTGGCGCTGGAAAGCATCCGTTCCTCCGCTGCTACCGAAAGCACAGAGGACGACGACGCCGCCCCGGCTCCCGTACTCATCATTCCGACGCCGTCTGGTCACGTTTTCAACCAGAAGCTTGCGCGCGCTTTGGCGCCTGAAGAGCACTTGGTCTTTGCGTGTGGACGCTACGAAGGTATTGACGAGCGCGTTTACGAGTGGGCGGCTCCGCGGTTCCGCGTCCTGCCCGTCAGCTTGGGCGATTACGTGCTCAACGGGGGAGAGGTGGCCGTGTTGGCGATGATTGAAGCCATCGGCCGTCTCATCCCAGGAGTCGTGGGGAACCCAGAGTCTCTAGTGGAGGAATCCCACGAGGATGGACTGCTGGAATACCCCGTCTACACGAAGCCATCCACATGGCGCGAGCTCGAGGTTCCTGAGGTGTTGCTTTCGGGCAATCACGGGAAGATTGCACGCTTCCGCCGCGAGACTCAACTGCACCGCACGGCCAAGCGTCGCCCCGAGCTTATTCTGGACATCGATCCTGCCAGCACCAACCGCAAGGACCGTGATTTGCTGTGGCACGCAGGGTTCATGATTGAGGACGGTCGGTTCGTTCCGAAACCGGAAAGTATGGCAGAATAG
- the rplS gene encoding 50S ribosomal protein L19: MHILDSLDAASLRNDVPDFRAGDTVKVHVNIIEGKNTRVQVFQGFVLGRQGGGVRETFTVRKVSFGVGVERTFPVHSPVIEKIELVTRGDVRRAKLYYMRDRHGKAARIREKRDFGPSAK, translated from the coding sequence ATGCATATTCTTGACTCTTTGGACGCAGCAAGCCTGCGCAACGACGTCCCAGACTTCCGTGCCGGTGACACCGTCAAGGTTCACGTCAACATCATCGAAGGCAAGAACACCCGTGTTCAGGTGTTCCAGGGCTTCGTGTTGGGTCGTCAGGGTGGCGGCGTTCGCGAAACGTTCACCGTTCGTAAGGTTTCCTTCGGCGTTGGCGTTGAGCGTACCTTCCCAGTTCACTCCCCAGTGATTGAGAAGATCGAGCTTGTGACCCGCGGCGATGTTCGTCGTGCCAAGCTCTACTACATGCGCGATCGCCACGGTAAGGCTGCTCGTATCCGCGAGAAGCGTGACTTCGGCCCTTCCGCCAAGTAA
- the lepB gene encoding signal peptidase I translates to MAEQVSAAPRRRSQFRGWRLAIFLLAFAAIIAIIIRATVMDFVYVSSGSMEPTLQIDDRVSVNRLAYKSEPIQRGDIIVFDGRGSMLSYGTSNLVLDAIRAVRLAGDDTLFVKRVIGTSGDHVSCCTADGRVSVDDQPLDEPYLFPGNAPSEQKFDVVVPEGRVWVMGDHREISEDSRALLGRPGGGMIDVTRVLGRVDRIILPWDRARDVNQ, encoded by the coding sequence ATGGCAGAGCAGGTTTCTGCCGCTCCGAGGCGCCGCTCTCAGTTTCGAGGGTGGCGCCTCGCCATTTTCTTACTCGCCTTCGCGGCGATTATCGCGATCATCATCCGTGCGACCGTCATGGATTTCGTGTACGTCAGTTCGGGTTCCATGGAGCCAACGCTTCAGATCGATGACCGCGTCTCCGTCAACCGGCTAGCGTACAAGAGCGAACCCATTCAGCGCGGCGACATCATTGTTTTTGATGGCCGCGGCTCCATGCTTTCCTACGGCACCTCGAACTTGGTGCTCGACGCTATTCGTGCCGTGCGCTTGGCCGGGGATGACACGCTCTTCGTAAAGCGCGTGATTGGTACCTCCGGCGATCACGTTTCATGCTGCACCGCAGATGGGCGCGTGAGCGTCGACGATCAGCCACTCGACGAGCCTTACCTTTTCCCTGGCAACGCGCCCAGCGAACAGAAGTTCGACGTGGTGGTGCCGGAGGGTCGTGTGTGGGTCATGGGCGATCACCGCGAGATTTCTGAAGACTCCCGGGCGCTTTTGGGACGTCCGGGTGGCGGCATGATTGACGTGACTCGGGTCCTGGGGCGCGTTGACCGCATCATCCTCCCGTGGGATCGGGCTCGGGACGTGAACCAGTAA
- the lepB gene encoding signal peptidase I, whose protein sequence is MASEIVAEHNHEARRSRGFLGALRELALILVVALLLSFLVKTFVFRTFFIPSESMEPTLQVSDHVAVGILGFSPEQLSRGDVVVFRDDRQWLPQLPSQPHTPLTSALQFVGLAPENADQYLVKRVIGLPGDTVSCDGDGGPVLINGQPVEEPYLEAGVLPSTMAFEVTVPEHELWVMGDNRTDSADSRFHRAENGGFIDDSSVVGRAQVIFWPIDRWGAPS, encoded by the coding sequence ATGGCAAGTGAAATCGTTGCCGAGCACAATCACGAGGCGCGGCGTTCCCGTGGTTTCCTCGGCGCGCTGCGCGAGCTCGCTCTCATCCTCGTGGTGGCGCTGCTGTTGTCCTTCCTGGTGAAGACCTTCGTTTTCCGCACGTTCTTCATTCCGAGCGAATCGATGGAACCGACCCTCCAGGTGAGCGATCACGTTGCTGTCGGGATTCTAGGATTCTCGCCGGAACAGCTTTCGCGAGGCGACGTCGTCGTCTTCCGGGACGATCGCCAATGGCTTCCGCAGCTGCCATCCCAGCCTCACACCCCGCTCACATCCGCACTGCAATTCGTGGGTCTCGCGCCGGAGAATGCTGACCAATATCTCGTCAAGCGGGTTATAGGGCTGCCGGGCGACACGGTCAGTTGCGACGGTGATGGCGGACCCGTTCTCATCAACGGGCAACCCGTCGAGGAACCCTATTTGGAAGCAGGAGTATTGCCATCCACTATGGCCTTCGAGGTGACCGTTCCGGAGCATGAGCTGTGGGTGATGGGGGATAACCGGACTGACTCGGCAGATTCGCGATTCCACCGCGCTGAGAACGGCGGTTTCATTGACGATTCTTCTGTGGTGGGACGCGCGCAGGTCATCTTCTGGCCAATAGACCGTTGGGGTGCACCCTCATGA
- a CDS encoding ribonuclease HII: MTGAAKPSLRVERAWGREGVDLVIGCDEVGRGAIAGPVSVGMVAVKPLAAKSFPGIRDSKLMTRSAREHMYDIAASWGLASATGSATAAEVDELGIMEALRLAGLRALTGLSENPEFTELVLSSRVRILLDGSFNWLTPGPRQASLFDLDFSEDDDDAERPDAVLRERGIMLEDLEVTVRPKADRDCTSVAVASVIAKVERDAFMRELAVAHPEYGWDSNVGYGSGAHYAGIESSGVTPYHRVSWLKNVATVQKEDS; the protein is encoded by the coding sequence ATGACCGGTGCAGCGAAGCCGTCCTTGCGCGTTGAACGCGCGTGGGGGCGTGAAGGTGTAGATCTTGTCATCGGCTGCGATGAAGTGGGGCGTGGCGCCATCGCTGGTCCCGTTAGCGTCGGCATGGTGGCCGTCAAACCGCTAGCCGCGAAGTCTTTTCCGGGTATTCGCGATAGCAAACTCATGACGCGTTCCGCACGCGAACACATGTATGACATTGCCGCTTCGTGGGGCCTCGCTTCCGCAACGGGTAGCGCCACTGCCGCCGAAGTCGACGAACTCGGCATCATGGAAGCGCTTCGCCTCGCAGGCCTACGTGCGCTTACTGGTCTCTCCGAGAACCCCGAGTTCACTGAGCTAGTACTCAGTTCTCGCGTGCGGATTTTGCTGGATGGCAGCTTCAATTGGCTGACTCCCGGCCCACGCCAGGCGTCACTTTTTGACTTAGATTTCTCCGAGGACGACGACGATGCCGAGCGTCCCGATGCCGTCTTGCGGGAGCGGGGAATCATGCTTGAGGATTTGGAAGTGACCGTCCGGCCCAAGGCGGACCGTGATTGCACCTCAGTGGCCGTGGCTAGCGTCATTGCAAAAGTGGAACGAGACGCCTTCATGCGCGAGCTTGCTGTGGCTCATCCGGAGTATGGTTGGGACTCCAACGTTGGATACGGTAGTGGAGCGCACTATGCGGGGATTGAAAGCTCCGGAGTGACGCCCTATCACCGCGTTTCATGGCTCAAAAACGTGGCAACAGTGCAAAAGGAGGACTCATGA
- a CDS encoding DUF2469 domain-containing protein produces MSAEDLENYETDMELQLYREYKDVVNLFTYVVETERRFYLANSVDLQARSADGEVYFDVTLNDAWVWDVYRTARFVKNVRVITFKDVNVEEIAKSDELTMPRDGSLGN; encoded by the coding sequence ATGAGTGCGGAAGATCTCGAGAATTACGAGACCGACATGGAGCTACAGCTCTACCGCGAGTACAAAGATGTGGTCAATCTTTTCACGTACGTCGTCGAGACGGAGCGCCGCTTCTATCTCGCGAACTCGGTTGATTTACAGGCTCGCTCAGCAGACGGCGAAGTCTATTTTGATGTCACGTTGAACGATGCGTGGGTTTGGGACGTGTACCGCACCGCTCGGTTCGTGAAGAACGTCCGCGTCATCACGTTCAAGGATGTGAACGTCGAAGAGATCGCGAAGTCTGACGAGCTGACCATGCCGCGGGACGGAAGTCTCGGCAACTAG
- a CDS encoding YraN family protein, protein MAHNQRLGAHGEELVTELIESRGMRVLDRNWRCSAGELDIVAEQDGVVVAVEVKTRNGVGYGHPATSVGRVKLGRLYRLVTLWCLEHERERSRRRIDVAAVTLRPAADPVVDYYAGVTI, encoded by the coding sequence ATGGCACACAATCAACGCCTTGGCGCGCACGGCGAAGAGCTCGTCACCGAGCTGATCGAATCGCGCGGAATGCGCGTTTTAGATCGAAACTGGCGGTGCTCCGCTGGTGAACTCGACATCGTCGCGGAGCAGGACGGCGTAGTGGTCGCCGTAGAAGTGAAAACCCGCAATGGGGTGGGGTACGGGCACCCTGCGACCTCCGTTGGCAGAGTGAAGCTTGGCAGGCTGTATCGACTCGTGACCCTATGGTGCTTGGAGCACGAGAGGGAGCGCTCACGCCGCCGGATAGATGTTGCCGCCGTGACTCTTCGTCCGGCAGCGGATCCTGTGGTTGATTACTACGCGGGCGTGACCATATGA
- a CDS encoding YifB family Mg chelatase-like AAA ATPase, with translation MKLGRSLSVALVGLNGYVIEIQADIGGGLPAFVLLGLPDASLTESRDRVRSAARNIGLPLSPRRLTVNLMPAGLPKRGTAYDLPILLSALMADGTVHVPPDVVFLGELTLDGFLRPVPGVLPAVVAARKAGARHFVVPTENLVEAQLAVDVEVRAFSHVSELLVMLGVDEKTLTFPVRRTQDLLSQRVEPANGSSVEAVQPDLGDVLGQAHAKFALQVAAAGAHHLLMVGAPGSGKTMLAERLPSILPDLDHPASLETTSIHSLSMGGQPLPGLITRPPFVNPHHSASMAAMVGGGSGIPKPGAISRAHRGVLFLDEAPEFQARTLDALRQPLEQGKLTIHRATGAAEYPARFQLVLAANPCPCGLYSGSGKDCTCRPDARRRYFSRLSGPLLDRIDLRVDVQPQSIAQQKVAAKSSSKITSSQIRERVKFARDAQAERWAPFQISTNSEVPGSFLRGAFGLAPKARSSLDQAADRGLITGRGYDRVLRIAWTLSDLDGTERPDPDHVQQALSLRQGMTA, from the coding sequence ATGAAGCTCGGCAGAAGTTTGTCCGTGGCGCTGGTGGGGCTCAACGGATATGTCATTGAGATTCAGGCGGATATCGGCGGGGGATTACCAGCGTTTGTTCTTTTGGGACTGCCTGATGCGTCGCTGACCGAGAGCCGCGACCGGGTGCGCTCAGCAGCGAGAAATATCGGGCTGCCACTGAGCCCTCGGCGTCTCACCGTGAATCTCATGCCGGCGGGTCTGCCCAAACGTGGAACTGCATATGATCTCCCCATTCTTTTGAGTGCGTTGATGGCTGACGGAACGGTTCACGTTCCACCGGATGTCGTGTTTCTCGGGGAGCTGACCCTCGACGGTTTCTTACGCCCCGTGCCTGGTGTGTTGCCCGCCGTCGTGGCTGCGCGTAAGGCAGGTGCTCGGCACTTCGTGGTGCCCACCGAAAATCTTGTGGAAGCCCAGCTAGCGGTAGACGTCGAGGTTCGTGCTTTCAGCCATGTGAGTGAGCTGCTGGTGATGCTCGGTGTCGACGAGAAGACCCTGACCTTTCCTGTCCGCCGAACCCAAGACTTGCTCTCACAACGCGTAGAGCCAGCCAATGGTTCGTCAGTCGAGGCCGTGCAACCTGACCTGGGAGATGTTCTTGGACAGGCACATGCGAAGTTTGCGCTGCAGGTAGCCGCAGCTGGTGCTCATCACTTGCTCATGGTGGGTGCTCCCGGCTCTGGGAAGACGATGCTGGCCGAAAGACTGCCTTCGATCTTGCCCGATCTAGACCATCCTGCATCCCTCGAAACAACATCCATCCACTCCTTGTCAATGGGTGGGCAGCCATTGCCGGGTCTGATTACCCGGCCACCCTTTGTGAATCCTCATCACTCGGCAAGCATGGCGGCGATGGTCGGTGGCGGCTCCGGGATTCCTAAACCAGGTGCCATCTCTCGGGCTCACAGGGGCGTGCTGTTTCTTGATGAGGCACCCGAGTTTCAAGCGCGAACCTTGGACGCGCTGCGTCAGCCCTTAGAGCAAGGGAAGCTGACCATCCACCGAGCCACTGGCGCGGCGGAGTATCCCGCACGATTCCAGCTGGTGCTCGCGGCGAATCCGTGTCCGTGCGGCCTGTACTCAGGCTCTGGCAAAGACTGCACGTGCCGCCCAGATGCGAGACGCCGCTACTTTTCACGGCTGTCCGGACCGTTGCTGGACCGCATTGACCTACGCGTTGACGTTCAACCCCAATCCATCGCTCAACAAAAGGTGGCCGCTAAGTCATCGTCAAAAATCACGTCGAGCCAGATCCGAGAACGTGTGAAATTCGCTCGCGACGCTCAGGCTGAGCGATGGGCTCCCTTCCAAATATCCACCAATTCGGAAGTTCCTGGAAGCTTCCTTCGCGGAGCATTCGGACTTGCGCCCAAAGCACGGAGCTCCCTGGATCAAGCGGCAGACCGTGGGTTGATCACGGGCCGTGGATACGATCGCGTGCTGCGCATCGCCTGGACCTTGAGCGATCTTGATGGCACGGAACGACCGGATCCTGACCATGTTCAACAAGCACTCTCACTTCGACAAGGAATGACGGCATGA
- the dprA gene encoding DNA-processing protein DprA: MNPSLSTNVQEHLSARPQPSATSIAAAGLSRMIEPGDVIGKALVEVSGMVDAYAFITHSTQPISGSLLQSMSELLEAWGHRKGIKLLREATERWRTRTNHEAVLQSLRYMEQLGGGLLTPDEPLWPQQLSDLEFNAPFCLWWRGSKPPLLWPSAERMVSLVGSRDATSYGNSVAVELGSGLAQADVTVVSGGAYGIDAMAHRGALTAEDPEAATFPTIAVMAGGLDRYYPAGNTDLMDEIRTCGVLISETPPGTAPTRWRFLQRNRLIAALTAATVVIEARWRSGALSTAHHALLLGRGLGAVPGPVTSASSQGCLKLLKDGAELIRDAQDIRLLMNDSDGYAPQETDQSFMKSEPRAHDQLSVNDLMLMDALPIRGWSTVDHLSEVAGLNIGGVLSGLARLQIQGLAVTREGSWQKAK, translated from the coding sequence ATGAATCCATCTCTATCGACCAACGTTCAAGAGCACCTATCCGCGAGACCACAACCGTCCGCTACTTCGATCGCGGCCGCTGGGCTGTCGCGGATGATCGAACCAGGTGACGTCATTGGTAAAGCACTGGTTGAAGTATCAGGGATGGTGGACGCCTACGCGTTCATCACGCATTCAACGCAACCAATCTCTGGATCCTTGTTACAGTCCATGTCAGAGCTGCTGGAAGCCTGGGGTCACCGTAAGGGGATTAAGTTGCTGCGCGAAGCAACAGAAAGGTGGCGGACCCGCACCAATCATGAGGCTGTCCTGCAGTCTTTGCGCTACATGGAGCAACTCGGGGGAGGGCTGCTCACTCCGGATGAACCGTTGTGGCCGCAACAGCTCTCAGACCTAGAGTTCAATGCACCTTTCTGTTTGTGGTGGCGCGGTAGCAAGCCGCCGCTGCTTTGGCCGTCGGCGGAACGAATGGTCAGTCTCGTGGGTTCGCGTGATGCAACGTCCTATGGAAACTCGGTAGCAGTGGAACTCGGAAGCGGTCTTGCACAGGCCGACGTCACCGTTGTCTCAGGTGGTGCATACGGTATCGACGCTATGGCGCATCGAGGAGCGCTCACGGCTGAGGATCCGGAAGCAGCGACATTTCCCACCATTGCCGTTATGGCGGGCGGTCTGGATAGGTATTATCCGGCTGGCAACACTGATCTGATGGACGAGATCCGCACCTGTGGTGTGCTCATCTCAGAGACTCCGCCCGGAACAGCACCTACGCGGTGGCGCTTCTTGCAGCGTAACCGGTTGATTGCTGCTCTGACCGCGGCGACGGTGGTCATCGAAGCGAGGTGGCGCTCGGGAGCGCTGTCCACTGCTCATCACGCGCTGCTATTGGGAAGGGGCCTCGGCGCTGTTCCAGGACCCGTCACATCAGCAAGTTCTCAAGGGTGCCTCAAACTGCTCAAAGATGGAGCAGAGCTGATACGCGACGCTCAAGACATCCGACTGTTGATGAATGACAGCGATGGTTATGCGCCTCAGGAAACGGACCAGTCCTTCATGAAATCAGAGCCACGAGCGCACGATCAACTCAGCGTGAATGACCTCATGCTGATGGATGCCTTGCCGATCCGCGGGTGGTCAACAGTGGATCACCTTAGCGAAGTGGCTGGACTCAATATTGGAGGCGTCCTGAGCGGTCTGGCTCGATTGCAGATTCAAGGGTTGGCCGTCACCCGAGAAGGAAGCTGGCAAAAGGCGAAGTGA